In the genome of Malania oleifera isolate guangnan ecotype guangnan chromosome 5, ASM2987363v1, whole genome shotgun sequence, the window CTATGCTGAGGTTGATATACGAAAGGTATCATTAAAACTATAGCTTAACTCTGTAAACCAAATTCGGTAATACTGGAAGCTGCTGCCATCTAAGTTGcttagatttatttttttatgaagcATAATAGCTTCTGAAACGAGGAGATGCAAATGTTGGAATTAGAATAAAGTAAAAGAATGTTTATATGTGAAGATTCGATATTTATCTGGTCATACTTCAATTCTTAGATACTCCTGGACTACCACCCGTTACAAAATGATGCTGTTTTTGCATATTACAAAGCATGCTGTTTTATCTTTCCATTGATGCTACGAAGATTCATTGGAGGGGTAAAAATAATCTTTTATTGAAACAGTTTGCATatatttatttgaatttaaagcaCACAAAAGACCTCCATATGTAAGTTCTTTACATAACATCCTTTCCATTTcatgtaaattttttttcattttcaacaaAATGGCCCTCTTAAGGatcattttttgttttcttctcaaattTAACTACTTACCAGTAATCTCTGCAAGAGCATTCCCCATTCCTGAAATGGTGGTATCGTATCCGGTCCCTTACCATTACCTCTCTTTGGTATATCTTGGAGATTAACTTCATGACAGTGTGACAATCCTCGCAGGATCGTAAGTTTTTGACAATCCGAATTTCAGCTCCTGGGCTTAACTTGATCAGTCCAAAGGCAACAGCTAGCCTTTCACTGTGGTGACGCAGTTGAAAAGCTTTCTCCTCGTCCTCAATGTCGAGCAACACCTCTGATAACTTTGGATGATACCCTTCTTCCCTTAACCGCTCCTCTATTTCATCCATTTTCCCATATATCTTTTCTGCTTCAACATGAGTAGAATCCCCTGCAGTAAACTCATGGAGCAGCCCATTCACCTCAATCCTACTACAGCCTGGTGGCTTCACAAGTCCTCTGTGATTCATCAACTTTCTCACCCTTGCCTTGTCATGCCACTTTCCCGTTGAAGCATACATATTGCCAAGAAGTACATAACTCCCACAATCAGTAGAATCAATATGATCAAGATGCTTCATCAAGCGCTCACCCCGATCGATGTCTCCGTGAATTTTACATGCCCATATAAGGGTTCTCCACAGAACAGCATCAGGCTTAATGGGCATCTTTCTAATTAACTCTTCAGCATCATTTAGGCGTCCGCCCCTAGAGAGGAGGTCTACTACGCATCCATAGTGCTGAAGTGTGGGCCTTACTCCATACTTCCTTCGCATACTCTTAAAATAAGCATAGCCTTTGGTAACCCGACCTACATTTCTACATGCTGATAGAACTGCAGTTATAGTCCTTTCATCTGGTTTTAAACCAAGCTGTTCCATTTGATCAAACAATTCAGTAGCATCTTGACACTGCCCATGGCTAGCAAGGCCAGAGATCATAGCAGTCCAAGCGAAAACATCCTTCCTCCCAATCGAATTGAACAGCCGCATGGCGCTGTCTATGCACCCACATTTCGCATACATGTCAATTAGAGCTGTGTTAACATTGGCCTTTAAACCAATCTCTCTTTTTTCATCAACAAGAGCATGCATTCTCCGGCCAATGCTTAAAGCCCCCGTGTCCGCGCAAGCTCTGAGAACCGAAACAATTGTCGCTTCATTTGGTTCGATCCTATCGTCGAGCATTTGTTGAAACATCCTAACAGCCTCAAGGGGCCGATCGTCATCGACCAACCCATCAATCATCGAAGTCCAAGACACTACATCTCTGTCAGACATTCCATCGAACACCTTCTCTGCAAGACCCGACTCTCCACAGCCCGAGTACATATGAATCAGAGAGTTTCGGATAAACCGATCCGATTCAAGATCCGACTTGTAAATCAGCCCATGCACTTGTCTCCCCAGACGGGTCCGCCTCGACCGGCTGCAAGCCTTGAGGACAAAGGGGTAAGTGAATTTGTCGGGTCGAGGGGCCGGGCCGGACGGGCGGAGCTGTTGCCGGTGCATAAAGAGAAAGAAGTGGAGGGCGCGGGTCGGGTCGGGGGATTGGGAGTAGGCCCGGATCATAGTGTTGTAGAAGTAGGAGCTTGGTTGGGTTGGGAGGGAGTCGAGGACGTGGCTCGCGTAGGTGAGGTTTCCCGAAAGAGCGGAGAAGGTGAAGAGCTTTATGAGCTCGTGGGTGGTGTTTTCCGGCGATCCGGACCCGGATTTCAGAATCCGGGCGTGGAGCTGCATCGCTTGGCTCATGGTAGTGATttccatgagagagagagagagagagagaatggagttTGGACAGATGGGCAATGAGAGGATGACACAAAATCACGTGAAGCGGACATGAACACCCTAGGGGCGGACGACGTCGTTTCTCGTTAATAATGATCTAGCTCGTAACTCTCTTATTGCGGTCAGTTTCGCTCGACATGTCTCGAAA includes:
- the LOC131156483 gene encoding pentatricopeptide repeat-containing protein At4g21065-like; this encodes MEITTMSQAMQLHARILKSGSGSPENTTHELIKLFTFSALSGNLTYASHVLDSLPTQPSSYFYNTMIRAYSQSPDPTRALHFFLFMHRQQLRPSGPAPRPDKFTYPFVLKACSRSRRTRLGRQVHGLIYKSDLESDRFIRNSLIHMYSGCGESGLAEKVFDGMSDRDVVSWTSMIDGLVDDDRPLEAVRMFQQMLDDRIEPNEATIVSVLRACADTGALSIGRRMHALVDEKREIGLKANVNTALIDMYAKCGCIDSAMRLFNSIGRKDVFAWTAMISGLASHGQCQDATELFDQMEQLGLKPDERTITAVLSACRNVGRVTKGYAYFKSMRRKYGVRPTLQHYGCVVDLLSRGGRLNDAEELIRKMPIKPDAVLWRTLIWACKIHGDIDRGERLMKHLDHIDSTDCGSYVLLGNMYASTGKWHDKARVRKLMNHRGLVKPPGCSRIEVNGLLHEFTAGDSTHVEAEKIYGKMDEIEERLREEGYHPKLSEVLLDIEDEEKAFQLRHHSERLAVAFGLIKLSPGAEIRIVKNLRSCEDCHTVMKLISKIYQREVMVRDRIRYHHFRNGECSCRDYW